From the genome of Parazoarcus communis, one region includes:
- a CDS encoding MerR family transcriptional regulator, whose product MASEQTYTITELAREFDITPRAIRFYEDQGLLTPARTGRARVYTKADRTRLKLILRGKRLGLSLAEINELLDMYGGVRNSAPQLERFTKVLAERRAALEQQRIDIEAVLIEIDSLERQCNALLGHNPEGAAAARAELVKHIDSASTA is encoded by the coding sequence ATGGCCAGCGAACAGACTTACACGATCACCGAGCTTGCGCGCGAGTTCGACATCACCCCGCGTGCGATCCGCTTCTACGAAGACCAGGGCTTGCTCACGCCGGCCCGCACCGGGCGTGCCCGCGTCTATACCAAGGCTGATCGCACCCGTCTCAAGCTCATCCTGCGCGGCAAGCGCCTTGGTCTGTCACTGGCCGAAATCAACGAGTTGCTCGACATGTACGGCGGCGTGCGCAATTCCGCACCGCAGCTCGAGCGCTTTACCAAGGTGCTGGCGGAGCGGCGCGCCGCGCTCGAGCAGCAGCGCATCGACATCGAAGCCGTGCTGATCGAGATCGACAGTCTCGAGCGGCAGTGCAACGCCTTGCTCGGCCACAACCCCGAGGGGGCTGCGGCGGCACGGGCCGAACTGGTGAAGCACATCGACAGCGCGAGCACAGCGTGA
- a CDS encoding PHA/PHB synthase family protein, translated as MAAPNENAQAELPDPQEVAQTYAEVAKRASHLISDHVQRQLKKGVAAPADELGIAQAFMDMMAKLLSNPYKLAQSQMNLVWDYFTLWQHSMLRFAGMHAAPVASPERSDKRFKDEEWQEHFMFDFVKQSYLIAARHIHDTVSGVDGLDEQSQKKVNFYTRQYIDALSPSNFALTNPEVFRETVKSHGQNLIKGLNNLLRDVEDGGGQLRVKMTDTTAFELGKNVATTPGKVVFQTDMMQLLQYTPSTDKVLKRPLLIVPPWINKFYILDLREKNSYIKWCVDQGHTVFVISWVNPDEKQSEKTFESYVKEGIIAALDAIEQQTGEKEINAAGYCLGGTLLATTLAYLAGKKQKRIASATFFTTMTDFSDPGELGVFIDEQQVSSLEKKMFERGYLEGSEMAGTFNMLRSNDLIWSFVVNNYLMGKDPFPFDLLYWNSDSTRMPAKMHSFYLRGMYMENRLVQPGGVVIDGVPIDLSKIKVPCYFISAIEDHIAPWKSTYAGSLNFGGPVRFVLGGSGHIAGIVNPPVANKYGYWVNAAAKSPATADAWFEGAQQNPGSWWTDWQAWVFGHDGDQVDARDPAKGKLKAIEDAPGSFVKMRLDAPKAAA; from the coding sequence ATGGCTGCACCCAACGAGAACGCTCAAGCCGAGCTGCCCGATCCGCAGGAAGTTGCTCAGACCTACGCCGAGGTCGCCAAACGCGCCTCCCACCTGATCAGCGATCACGTACAGCGCCAGCTCAAGAAGGGCGTGGCCGCACCCGCGGACGAACTCGGCATCGCCCAGGCATTCATGGACATGATGGCAAAGCTGCTGTCGAATCCGTACAAGCTCGCTCAGTCGCAGATGAACCTGGTGTGGGACTACTTCACCCTGTGGCAGCACTCGATGCTGCGTTTCGCCGGCATGCATGCTGCGCCTGTCGCATCGCCCGAGCGCTCCGACAAGCGCTTCAAGGACGAAGAGTGGCAGGAACACTTCATGTTCGATTTCGTGAAGCAGTCCTACCTCATCGCCGCCCGCCACATCCACGACACCGTGAGCGGTGTGGATGGCCTCGACGAGCAGTCGCAGAAGAAGGTCAACTTCTACACCCGTCAGTACATCGACGCGCTGTCGCCGTCCAACTTCGCCCTGACCAACCCGGAAGTGTTCCGTGAAACGGTCAAGAGCCACGGTCAGAACCTGATCAAGGGCCTGAACAACCTGCTGCGCGACGTCGAGGACGGCGGCGGTCAGCTGCGCGTCAAGATGACCGACACCACCGCCTTCGAGCTGGGCAAGAACGTTGCCACCACGCCGGGCAAGGTCGTGTTCCAGACCGACATGATGCAGCTGCTGCAATACACGCCGAGCACCGACAAGGTTCTCAAGCGCCCGCTGCTGATCGTGCCGCCCTGGATCAACAAGTTCTACATCCTCGACCTGCGCGAGAAGAACTCCTACATCAAGTGGTGCGTGGACCAGGGACACACCGTGTTCGTGATCTCCTGGGTCAACCCGGACGAGAAGCAGTCCGAGAAGACCTTCGAGTCCTACGTCAAGGAAGGCATCATTGCCGCGCTTGACGCCATCGAGCAGCAAACCGGCGAGAAGGAAATCAACGCCGCAGGCTACTGTCTCGGCGGCACGCTGCTGGCCACCACGCTTGCCTACCTGGCAGGCAAGAAGCAGAAGCGCATTGCCTCGGCAACCTTCTTCACCACGATGACGGACTTCTCCGATCCGGGCGAGCTTGGCGTCTTCATCGACGAGCAGCAGGTTTCCAGCCTCGAGAAGAAGATGTTCGAGCGTGGCTATCTCGAAGGCTCGGAGATGGCCGGCACCTTCAACATGCTGCGTTCGAACGACCTGATCTGGTCCTTCGTGGTGAATAACTACCTGATGGGCAAGGATCCGTTCCCGTTCGACCTGCTGTACTGGAACTCCGACTCCACCCGCATGCCGGCCAAGATGCACAGCTTCTACCTGCGCGGCATGTACATGGAAAACCGCCTGGTGCAGCCGGGTGGCGTGGTCATCGACGGCGTGCCGATTGACCTGAGCAAGATCAAGGTGCCGTGCTACTTCATCTCGGCCATCGAAGATCACATCGCACCGTGGAAGAGCACCTACGCGGGTTCGCTCAACTTCGGCGGCCCGGTTCGCTTCGTCCTCGGCGGCTCCGGCCACATCGCAGGCATCGTCAACCCGCCGGTCGCCAACAAGTACGGCTACTGGGTCAACGCTGCAGCCAAGTCGCCGGCCACCGCCGACGCCTGGTTCGAAGGCGCCCAGCAGAACCCCGGTTCGTGGTGGACCGACTGGCAGGCCTGGGTGTTCGGTCACGACGGTGACCAGGTCGATGCGCGCGATCCCGCCAAGGGCAAGCTCAAGGCCATCGAAGATGCGCCCGGCTCCTTCGTGAAGATGCGTCTCGACGCACCCAAGGCTGCAGCCTGA
- a CDS encoding MBL fold metallo-hydrolase, which produces MTTANELQYPFEQLPDGGTVAQVAPGIGWVRMPLPFALNHINLWLLDDGDALTAVDTGFGLEPIKEHWSQILDADPRPLSRLIITHCHPDHLGLATWLTARNGATLHMTQGEFLGGHALWHQLPGYSVGDMIMQFRRHGLDEKRLDALTERGNGYRRGVPEMPSSYQRMFAGDRIRIGAQEWEVIVGYGHAPEHASLYCAALGVLISGDMLLPRISTNVSVFAATPDDDPLGWFLDSLRRINHLPDDTLVLPSHGRPFRGIRKRVDELIEHHRERCAALLAECRTARSAGELLGTLFPRELDTHQVMFAMGEAIAHLNHLVKQGELCKVEGDDGAIRFIKIS; this is translated from the coding sequence ATGACGACAGCGAACGAACTGCAGTATCCCTTCGAACAACTGCCCGATGGCGGCACCGTTGCCCAGGTGGCGCCCGGCATCGGCTGGGTGCGCATGCCGCTGCCCTTTGCGCTGAACCACATCAACCTGTGGCTGCTCGACGACGGCGACGCACTGACCGCGGTGGACACCGGTTTCGGCCTCGAACCGATCAAGGAGCACTGGTCGCAGATTCTCGATGCCGACCCGCGCCCCCTGTCGCGCCTGATCATCACCCACTGCCACCCGGACCACCTCGGGCTCGCCACCTGGCTGACTGCGCGCAATGGTGCAACGCTGCACATGACACAAGGTGAATTCCTCGGCGGTCATGCTCTGTGGCATCAGCTGCCCGGTTATTCGGTCGGTGACATGATCATGCAGTTCCGCAGGCACGGCCTCGACGAAAAGCGCCTCGACGCCCTCACCGAGCGTGGCAACGGATATCGTCGCGGCGTGCCCGAGATGCCCTCGAGCTACCAGCGCATGTTCGCGGGCGACCGCATCCGCATCGGCGCGCAAGAATGGGAGGTCATCGTCGGCTATGGCCATGCGCCCGAACACGCCAGCCTGTATTGCGCTGCGCTCGGCGTGCTGATCTCGGGCGACATGCTGCTGCCGCGCATTTCCACCAATGTCAGCGTTTTTGCAGCGACGCCGGATGACGATCCACTGGGCTGGTTCCTGGATTCATTGCGCCGCATCAATCACTTGCCTGATGACACGCTCGTGCTACCATCCCACGGCAGGCCTTTCCGTGGCATACGTAAAAGAGTCGACGAACTGATCGAACATCACCGCGAGCGCTGCGCTGCACTATTGGCAGAATGCCGCACTGCACGGAGCGCTGGCGAGTTGCTGGGTACGCTTTTTCCGCGCGAACTGGACACGCATCAGGTCATGTTCGCCATGGGAGAGGCCATTGCCCATTTGAACCATCTCGTGAAGCAGGGAGAGCTTTGCAAGGTGGAGGGAGATGATGGAGCGATTCGCTTCATCAAGATAAGCTGA
- a CDS encoding PaaI family thioesterase produces the protein MRHEAPQFQPKDPDYADRVRASFGMQQAMRLIGAELAELEPGFAEIHLPHRPEITQQHGYIHGGVVGMIADSAAGYAANTLTPQDTSVLTVEYKLNLLAPADGQRLVARGEVIKPGRTLLITRAEVYAVRDEHWTLCAVMQQTIIAMHGKKDGAA, from the coding sequence ATGAGACACGAGGCACCTCAGTTTCAGCCCAAGGATCCGGACTATGCTGACCGTGTGCGGGCAAGCTTCGGCATGCAGCAGGCGATGCGGCTGATCGGGGCGGAGCTGGCGGAACTGGAGCCCGGGTTTGCGGAGATCCATCTGCCGCACCGGCCCGAGATCACCCAGCAGCATGGATATATCCATGGCGGGGTGGTCGGCATGATTGCCGACTCGGCCGCAGGCTATGCAGCCAATACGCTGACACCGCAGGACACCAGCGTGCTGACGGTGGAGTACAAGCTCAACCTGCTGGCGCCGGCGGACGGGCAGCGCCTGGTGGCGCGGGGCGAAGTGATCAAGCCCGGGCGCACGCTGCTGATCACGCGCGCCGAGGTGTATGCGGTGCGCGACGAACACTGGACCTTGTGCGCGGTGATGCAGCAGACCATCATCGCCATGCACGGCAAGAAGGACGGCGCAGCCTGA